A region of Streptomyces paludis DNA encodes the following proteins:
- the clpS gene encoding ATP-dependent Clp protease adapter ClpS, producing MSVAPTEIERPESAEETFVVPEPDVPWVTIVHNDPVNLMSYVAYVFQTYFGYSKDKAHRLMLDVHHKGRAVVSSGSREEMERDVQAMHGFGLWATLSQDRN from the coding sequence GTGAGTGTCGCTCCGACTGAGATCGAACGCCCCGAATCGGCAGAGGAGACCTTCGTTGTCCCCGAACCCGATGTGCCGTGGGTGACGATCGTCCACAACGATCCGGTCAACCTCATGAGTTATGTGGCGTATGTCTTCCAGACCTATTTCGGCTATTCGAAGGACAAGGCGCACAGACTGATGCTCGACGTCCACCACAAGGGCCGCGCGGTCGTCTCCAGCGGCAGCCGCGAGGAGATGGAGCGCGATGTGCAGGCGATGCACGGCTTCGGGCTCTGGGCGACCCTCTCCCAGGACCGCAACTGA
- a CDS encoding RDD family protein, translated as MATPPGDGGNVPREGFYPDPSIPGYVRYWNGAAWVPGTSRPAPQDPPPERGAERAAAGPGFEETGPVFLDEGPAGPSRPEPASAWQADASRQSGFGGDRDARISWGTQGQDQGQGQGQGQGLGQAQDPRVPGPQSASGPGAGPVDPRIGVRNPAASPSAGDPTRGALPGMRAPDSPDGASDRTAVAGAPPPPSEPPVSDGTVAIRAGRRGPKQGSGSGTGTGVPDRPLVPPPSAQPPVDSTVAIRALRAARRAKAEGDAAAGRTGQADGTMAIRALSQGAIEASKAAKALPRVPSQSPPTPQLPPAPQLPPAPQLQPPQPQQAPQLQQPQAPAPAQAQPTIAQEPPAAPATPTTPDTPISTGTGGGATSWAQQVHRLARADGADEPVVPWKPPVEDPFLQAARAQAASRPAGLGKRLVARLIDSLVLGVVVGALAVPLALRARTHIDDKVEAARQTGETVTVWLLDATTASYLGIVIAALLVVGLLYEAVPTAKWGRTLGKKLCGLDVRDIETHEAPGFGAALRRWLVYGVLGLLVVGIGNVLWCLVDRPWRQCWHDKAAHTFVAG; from the coding sequence TTGGCTACTCCTCCTGGCGACGGCGGGAACGTACCCCGGGAAGGCTTCTACCCGGATCCCTCGATCCCCGGATACGTCCGGTACTGGAACGGTGCCGCCTGGGTGCCCGGTACGAGCCGGCCCGCGCCGCAGGATCCGCCCCCCGAGCGGGGCGCCGAACGGGCCGCCGCGGGGCCCGGCTTCGAGGAGACGGGCCCGGTGTTCCTCGACGAGGGGCCCGCCGGACCGTCCCGGCCGGAACCGGCGTCCGCGTGGCAGGCCGACGCCTCGCGGCAGAGCGGCTTCGGCGGCGACCGTGACGCCCGGATCTCCTGGGGAACTCAGGGTCAGGACCAGGGACAAGGTCAGGGGCAGGGTCAGGGACTGGGACAGGCTCAGGACCCCCGGGTCCCGGGACCGCAGTCCGCCTCCGGGCCGGGCGCCGGGCCCGTCGATCCCCGTATCGGCGTACGGAACCCGGCCGCGAGCCCGTCCGCCGGTGACCCGACCCGTGGCGCGCTGCCCGGCATGCGCGCGCCCGACTCCCCGGACGGCGCGTCGGACCGTACCGCCGTCGCGGGCGCGCCCCCGCCCCCGTCCGAGCCACCGGTTTCGGACGGTACGGTCGCGATCCGGGCCGGCCGGCGCGGCCCCAAGCAGGGGTCCGGCAGCGGCACCGGTACGGGTGTGCCGGACCGGCCGCTGGTGCCGCCGCCGAGCGCGCAGCCCCCGGTGGACAGCACCGTCGCCATCCGCGCCCTGCGGGCCGCCCGGCGCGCGAAGGCCGAGGGCGACGCGGCGGCGGGCCGTACGGGACAGGCCGACGGGACGATGGCGATCCGCGCTCTCAGCCAGGGCGCCATCGAGGCGAGCAAGGCCGCGAAGGCCCTGCCGAGGGTGCCGTCGCAGTCCCCGCCGACCCCACAGCTCCCCCCGGCCCCGCAACTCCCGCCCGCCCCGCAGCTCCAGCCGCCGCAGCCGCAGCAGGCCCCCCAGCTCCAGCAGCCCCAGGCCCCGGCCCCGGCTCAGGCGCAGCCCACCATCGCGCAGGAACCGCCCGCCGCGCCCGCCACCCCCACCACTCCCGACACCCCCATCAGCACCGGCACCGGCGGCGGCGCCACTTCCTGGGCGCAGCAGGTGCACCGGCTCGCCCGCGCGGACGGCGCCGACGAGCCCGTCGTGCCGTGGAAGCCCCCGGTCGAGGACCCGTTCCTCCAGGCGGCCCGCGCCCAGGCCGCGTCCAGACCCGCCGGGCTCGGCAAGCGGCTCGTCGCGCGGCTGATCGACAGCTTGGTGCTGGGCGTCGTCGTCGGCGCGCTCGCCGTGCCGCTGGCGCTCCGGGCCCGTACCCACATCGACGACAAGGTCGAGGCGGCCCGGCAGACCGGAGAGACCGTCACCGTCTGGCTGCTCGACGCGACGACCGCCTCCTACCTCGGCATCGTCATCGCCGCGCTGCTGGTCGTGGGCCTGCTGTACGAGGCGGTGCCGACCGCCAAGTGGGGGCGCACGCTCGGCAAGAAGCTGTGCGGTCTGGACGTGCGCGACATCGAGACGCATGAGGCGCCGGGCTTTGGCGCGGCGCTCCGGCGCTGGCTGGTCTACGGGGTGCTGGGGCTGCTTGTCGTCGGGATCGGCAATGTGCTGTGGTGTCTGGTCGACCGGCCCTGGCGGCAGTGCTGGCACGACAAGGCGGCGCACACCTTCGTCGCGGGCTGA
- a CDS encoding SsgA family sporulation/cell division regulator produces MHTVVERELELSLVLSPERSIPVPARLTYRTDDPYAVHITFHIGSDTPVHWTFARELLVEGVFRPCGHGDVRIWPTKVAGRGVLCFALSSPDGDALLEAPSVAVAAWVERTLRIVEPGTEADRLGLDEGLTELLSPLPADDLWLRDPWPSDGTADGDA; encoded by the coding sequence ATGCACACCGTGGTGGAACGAGAACTGGAACTGAGTCTGGTGCTGTCGCCGGAGCGCAGCATCCCCGTCCCTGCCCGGCTGACGTACCGCACGGACGATCCGTATGCCGTGCACATCACCTTCCACATCGGTTCGGACACCCCCGTGCACTGGACCTTCGCCCGCGAGCTGCTGGTGGAGGGGGTGTTCCGGCCGTGCGGGCACGGAGACGTACGGATCTGGCCGACGAAGGTCGCCGGCCGGGGCGTGCTCTGCTTCGCGCTCTCCTCGCCGGACGGCGACGCGCTGCTGGAGGCGCCGTCGGTGGCGGTGGCGGCGTGGGTGGAGCGCACGCTGCGGATCGTGGAGCCGGGGACCGAGGCCGACCGGCTCGGCCTCGACGAGGGGCTGACGGAGTTGCTCTCCCCGCTGCCCGCGGACGATCTGTGGCTGCGGGACCCATGGCCGTCGGACGGCACGGCGGACGGCGATGCGTAG
- a CDS encoding nicotinate phosphoribosyltransferase translates to MNTADLGLPVDVPSTALFTDQYELTMLQAALRAGTADRRSVFEVFTRRLPEGRRYGVVAGTGRVLDAVENFRFDSDVLGFLRDRGIVDAPTLEWLGSYRFRGDIWGYPEGEVYFPGSPILRVEGSFAECVLLETVILSILNHDSAIAAAASRMAAAAGGRGLIEMGARRTHELAAVAAARAAYVGGFDTTSDLAAGFRYGIPTVGTSAHAFTLLHDSESDAFRAQIDSLGRGTTLLVDTYDVAEAVRTAVELAGPELGAVRIDSGDLLLVAHRVRQQLDDLGAVNTRIVVTSDLDEYAIASLAAAPVDAYGVGTQLVTGSGHPTCSMVYKIVARAGSADPKAPLHPVAKKSLGGKTSVGGRKWAARRRDAEGYAEAEVIGTGPVPPELLDRQLLVELVKGGEIVAREPLDVVRARHVAARAGLPMSAIQLSRGEPVIPTEYV, encoded by the coding sequence ATGAACACTGCGGACCTTGGGCTGCCGGTGGATGTTCCGTCGACCGCCCTCTTCACCGATCAGTACGAGCTGACGATGCTCCAGGCGGCGCTCCGTGCCGGAACGGCCGATCGCCGCTCGGTCTTCGAGGTCTTCACCCGGCGGCTGCCCGAGGGGCGCCGGTACGGGGTAGTGGCCGGCACCGGTCGGGTGCTGGACGCCGTGGAGAACTTCCGCTTCGACTCCGATGTGCTGGGCTTCCTGCGCGACCGGGGCATCGTCGACGCGCCGACGCTGGAGTGGCTCGGCTCGTACCGGTTCCGCGGGGACATCTGGGGCTATCCGGAGGGCGAGGTGTACTTCCCCGGCTCGCCGATCCTGCGCGTCGAGGGCTCGTTCGCCGAGTGCGTGCTGCTGGAGACCGTGATCCTGTCGATCCTCAACCACGACTCGGCGATCGCCGCGGCGGCCTCCCGGATGGCGGCGGCGGCCGGCGGGCGCGGGCTGATCGAGATGGGTGCGCGCCGTACGCACGAGCTGGCCGCGGTCGCGGCGGCGCGGGCGGCGTACGTCGGCGGCTTCGACACCACCTCCGACCTGGCCGCCGGGTTCCGGTACGGCATTCCGACCGTGGGGACGAGCGCGCACGCGTTCACCCTGCTGCACGACAGCGAGAGCGACGCCTTCCGGGCCCAGATCGACTCGCTCGGCCGGGGCACCACGCTGCTGGTCGACACGTACGACGTGGCCGAGGCCGTCCGTACCGCCGTGGAGCTGGCGGGCCCCGAGCTGGGGGCCGTCCGGATCGACTCGGGGGATCTGCTGCTGGTCGCGCACCGGGTACGGCAGCAGCTGGACGACCTGGGCGCGGTGAACACCAGGATCGTGGTCACCTCCGACCTGGACGAGTACGCCATCGCCTCGCTCGCGGCGGCGCCGGTGGACGCGTACGGCGTCGGGACGCAGCTGGTCACCGGCAGCGGGCACCCGACCTGCTCGATGGTCTACAAGATCGTCGCCCGCGCCGGGTCCGCGGACCCGAAGGCCCCGCTGCACCCCGTCGCGAAGAAGTCCCTCGGCGGCAAGACCTCGGTCGGCGGCCGCAAGTGGGCGGCGCGTCGGCGGGACGCGGAAGGGTACGCGGAGGCCGAGGTGATCGGCACCGGGCCGGTGCCGCCGGAGCTGCTGGACCGGCAGCTGCTGGTGGAGCTGGTCAAGGGCGGCGAGATAGTCGCGCGGGAGCCGCTGGATGTCGTCCGCGCGCGGCATGTCGCGGCGCGGGCCGGGCTGCCGATGTCGGCGATCCAGCTGTCGCGCGGGGAGCCGGTGATCCCGACCGAGTACGTGTGA
- a CDS encoding DUF2017 domain-containing protein has product MAGHFEAIPGGGAAVALDEVEISILRSLAVQLLELIGPGDEPAQGEDPLAQLFAPGPSEPPADPALARLFPDAYGNGDDELCEYSAEFRRFTENDLRGRKREDGMALVRTLDAVTAAGGGVTGGGGAVLKLTPEDCRHWLGALNDLRLTIGTRLEVTDEDEGGELYRLPDSDPRKPMVMAYLWLGALQETLVETLMP; this is encoded by the coding sequence ATGGCCGGGCACTTCGAGGCGATCCCGGGCGGCGGCGCGGCCGTCGCGCTCGACGAGGTCGAGATCTCGATCCTGCGCTCGCTCGCCGTACAGCTGCTGGAGCTGATCGGGCCCGGCGACGAACCGGCCCAGGGCGAGGACCCGCTCGCCCAGCTCTTCGCCCCCGGCCCCAGCGAGCCGCCCGCCGATCCGGCGCTGGCCCGGCTCTTCCCGGACGCGTACGGCAACGGTGACGACGAACTGTGCGAGTACTCCGCGGAGTTCCGCCGGTTCACGGAGAACGACCTGCGCGGGCGCAAGCGCGAGGACGGCATGGCGCTCGTCCGTACGCTGGACGCCGTGACTGCCGCCGGTGGGGGCGTCACCGGTGGGGGCGGCGCGGTCCTCAAGCTCACCCCCGAGGACTGCCGGCACTGGCTCGGCGCGCTCAACGACCTCCGTCTGACGATCGGCACCCGGCTGGAGGTCACCGACGAGGACGAGGGCGGCGAGCTGTACCGGCTGCCCGACTCCGACCCGCGCAAGCCGATGGTGATGGCGTACCTCTGGCTCGGGGCGCTCCAGGAGACACTGGTCGAGACGCTGATGCCGTAA
- a CDS encoding amino acid permease: MTSAKVDTEFGGDGAAGRPSGGTPPEEEYERGLGSRQVQMIAIGGAIGVGLFMGAGANIAKAGPSIILMYALAGVVIFFIMRALGELLLYRPVSGSFAEYAREFLGPFFGFVTGWTYWLMWVVTGMAELTAAAIYIHFWFPSIPQWVSALVFLVVLFGVNLISVKIFGEVEFWFSMIKVTAIIGMIVIGLGVLTLGFSNAGETATAANLWSHHGVFPNGIGSSLMTLQGVMFAYLAVELVGVTAGESEDPEKTLPKAINTLPWRIIVFYVGALLVILSVVKWTEFSAGVSPFVYAFEKMGIPLAAGIVNFVVLTAALSSCNSGMYSTGRMLRNLAANSEAPKIFGLLNSRRTPAVGITVSVALMGVGVILNYIVPEKAFGYVTSVATAAGIWTWMMILLSHIRYRRAVSLGTLPGSSFPAPGGALFSYVAAFFLLFVTVLIALDDDARVSLYVGAVWAAVLTIGWYALKRGGNTNEKWPDPQYAQAE, from the coding sequence ATGACCTCAGCGAAGGTCGACACGGAGTTCGGGGGCGACGGCGCCGCCGGCCGCCCCTCCGGCGGCACCCCGCCGGAGGAGGAGTACGAGCGCGGACTCGGCAGCCGCCAGGTCCAGATGATCGCCATCGGCGGCGCGATCGGCGTCGGCCTCTTCATGGGCGCCGGGGCGAACATCGCCAAGGCGGGCCCCAGCATCATCCTCATGTACGCCCTCGCCGGCGTCGTGATCTTCTTCATCATGCGGGCGCTCGGCGAGCTGCTCCTGTACCGGCCGGTCTCGGGCTCCTTCGCGGAGTACGCCCGCGAGTTCCTCGGCCCGTTTTTCGGCTTTGTCACCGGCTGGACGTACTGGCTGATGTGGGTCGTCACCGGCATGGCGGAGCTGACCGCCGCCGCCATCTACATCCACTTCTGGTTCCCGAGCATCCCGCAGTGGGTCAGCGCCCTGGTCTTCCTCGTGGTGCTCTTCGGCGTCAACCTGATCTCGGTGAAGATCTTCGGCGAGGTCGAGTTCTGGTTCTCGATGATCAAGGTCACCGCGATCATCGGCATGATCGTCATCGGCCTCGGCGTCCTCACCCTGGGCTTCTCCAACGCCGGCGAGACCGCCACCGCCGCCAACCTCTGGTCGCACCACGGGGTCTTCCCCAACGGCATCGGCTCCAGCCTGATGACCCTCCAGGGCGTCATGTTCGCCTACCTCGCCGTCGAACTGGTCGGCGTCACGGCGGGCGAGTCCGAGGACCCCGAGAAGACCCTCCCCAAGGCCATCAACACCCTGCCCTGGCGGATCATCGTCTTCTACGTCGGCGCGCTCCTGGTCATCCTCTCGGTCGTCAAGTGGACCGAGTTCTCGGCGGGCGTCAGCCCCTTCGTCTACGCCTTCGAGAAGATGGGCATCCCGCTCGCGGCCGGCATCGTCAACTTCGTCGTCCTGACCGCCGCGCTCTCCTCCTGCAACTCCGGCATGTACTCCACCGGCCGGATGCTCCGTAACCTCGCCGCCAACAGCGAGGCACCGAAGATCTTCGGACTGCTCAACTCCCGCAGGACCCCGGCCGTCGGCATCACCGTCTCCGTCGCCCTCATGGGCGTCGGCGTGATCCTCAACTACATCGTCCCGGAGAAGGCGTTCGGCTACGTCACCTCCGTGGCGACCGCGGCCGGCATCTGGACCTGGATGATGATCCTGCTCAGCCACATCCGCTACCGCCGCGCCGTCAGCCTGGGCACCCTCCCCGGCTCATCCTTCCCGGCCCCCGGTGGCGCGCTCTTCAGCTACGTGGCGGCGTTCTTCCTGCTCTTCGTCACGGTCCTGATCGCCCTGGACGACGACGCGAGGGTCTCG
- a CDS encoding nicotinamidase, with the protein MHRALIVVDVQNDFCEGGSVAVTGGAEVAAAITDLVGRATAGYRHVVATRDCHVDPGAHFATPPAVPDFVNSWPVHCVAGTEGVGFHPNFAPTVASGAIEAVFDKGAYEAAYSGFEGADENGERLADWLRERQVTEVDVVGIAMDHCVRATALDAVRAGFTTRVLLDLTAAVAKETTERALVELRTAGVELSGAPVLAS; encoded by the coding sequence ATGCACCGCGCATTGATCGTCGTGGATGTCCAGAACGACTTCTGTGAGGGCGGCAGCGTCGCGGTGACGGGGGGTGCCGAGGTCGCCGCCGCCATCACGGATCTGGTCGGCCGGGCCACCGCCGGGTACCGGCATGTGGTCGCCACCCGCGACTGCCATGTCGACCCGGGCGCCCACTTCGCCACTCCCCCGGCCGTCCCGGACTTCGTCAACAGTTGGCCAGTGCACTGCGTCGCCGGTACGGAGGGGGTGGGCTTCCACCCGAACTTCGCGCCGACCGTCGCCTCCGGGGCGATCGAGGCGGTCTTCGACAAGGGCGCGTACGAGGCGGCGTACAGCGGCTTCGAGGGCGCGGACGAGAACGGCGAGCGGCTGGCGGACTGGCTGCGGGAGCGCCAGGTCACCGAGGTCGATGTGGTCGGGATCGCGATGGACCACTGTGTCCGGGCCACCGCGCTGGACGCGGTCCGCGCGGGCTTCACCACGCGCGTCCTGCTCGATCTGACGGCCGCGGTGGCGAAGGAGACCACCGAGCGGGCGCTGGTGGAACTGCGTACGGCGGGCGTGGAGCTGAGCGGGGCGCCGGTCCTGGCGTCGTAG
- a CDS encoding RDD family protein, with translation MSNDQPPPGQPPEDDPFLKKPPPSGEHPPSGEPPTSGGSSPYGNAYGGPGGPPPSSPYGGDPFGGSSYGGTDPLAGMPPLAPFGKRLAARIIDILIIFIPLAIISAFTGGAWDSTNGDSWNSVTNQVNTGRHWIWSLISLVAYVGYDTYMTRKYGQTLGKRWMKIRVAMLNHGTIPDTNASLLRAAVLWLPALLCCFVLWWLIILATVLASKPYRQGLHDKAARTVVVSDTEGTSTTSAPH, from the coding sequence ATGAGCAACGATCAGCCGCCGCCAGGCCAGCCGCCCGAGGACGACCCGTTCCTCAAGAAGCCCCCGCCGTCCGGGGAGCACCCGCCCTCGGGGGAGCCCCCGACTTCCGGTGGTTCCTCCCCCTACGGGAACGCGTACGGCGGCCCCGGCGGTCCGCCCCCGTCGTCCCCGTACGGCGGCGATCCCTTCGGGGGCAGCTCCTACGGGGGGACCGATCCGCTCGCCGGGATGCCACCGCTCGCGCCGTTCGGCAAGCGGCTGGCGGCGCGGATCATCGACATCCTGATCATCTTCATCCCGCTGGCGATCATCTCGGCCTTCACCGGCGGCGCCTGGGACTCCACGAACGGCGACAGCTGGAACAGCGTCACCAATCAGGTGAACACCGGCCGGCACTGGATCTGGTCGCTGATCTCCCTCGTCGCGTATGTCGGCTACGACACCTATATGACGCGGAAGTACGGTCAGACCCTCGGCAAGCGCTGGATGAAGATCCGCGTCGCGATGCTGAACCACGGCACCATTCCGGACACCAACGCGTCGCTGCTGCGCGCGGCCGTGCTCTGGCTGCCCGCGCTGCTCTGCTGCTTCGTGCTGTGGTGGCTGATCATCCTCGCGACCGTCCTGGCGAGCAAGCCCTACCGGCAGGGCCTGCACGACAAGGCGGCCAGGACGGTCGTCGTATCGGACACCGAGGGGACCTCGACGACCTCAGCGCCGCACTGA
- a CDS encoding immune inhibitor A domain-containing protein, with amino-acid sequence MISYRRTRRLSAVIVALAATAATASAFTTAQAQPGPTGPAAAPTGIETRDPAPQEGVVEHDLEGPFSKQQSQQREAALQQVISGGAKIQKRGGSQVVKLDDKKYVELGREKTDKIFTILVEFGDQVDNETLYYPQGPSGPSVVKYGGTPGPLHNEIAEPDRTVDNSTAWQADYSQEHFQDLYFGSGTDLKGRPKESLKTYYEKTSSGRYSVDGQVSDWVKVPWNEARYGSNYCGSSNCANVWDLVRDGVNAWVADQKAQGKSSAEIKDYLSQYDQWDRYDYDNDGDFNEPDGYIDHFQIVHAGEDESAGGGVQGSDALWAHRWYAYGTGAGSTGPGDNKAGGAQIGDTGIWVGDYTMQPENGGLGVFAHEYGHDLGLPDLYDTAGGENSTGFWTLMSSGSWLGTGKDAIGDLPGDMTAWDKLQLGWLDYDRAKAATASTHKLGVSAYNTKNPQALVVDLPKKTRTTTVVKPAQGATQWWSGMGDDLKNTLTRSVDLTGKSSAALELQGWWDIEADYDFLYTEVSTDGGSTYTPLDGTADGAPLPRDSADRPVLTDVSDGYRKLVFPLDAYAGQKLDLRFRYQTDGGVSGLGFTADDITLTADGTPVFSDNAETADPAWTAKGFSRIGESFTEDYDQYYIAENRQYVSYDKTLKVGPYNFGFTAPNDGKVEHYAYQNGLLIWLWDTSQKDNNTSQHEGEGLILPVDAHAKPLKWSDGTLMRARIQSYDSTFSWWPTTGMTLHKADKATRVAPQLGVPVFDDRKGTYWSAENPRASVKVPDTNTKISIISQPLDGLTMTVKVGKSGK; translated from the coding sequence GTGATCAGCTATCGACGGACGAGACGGCTGTCCGCGGTCATCGTGGCGCTCGCCGCCACCGCCGCGACGGCCTCGGCCTTCACCACGGCACAGGCACAGCCCGGGCCCACCGGTCCGGCGGCGGCCCCCACCGGAATCGAGACCCGCGATCCGGCCCCCCAGGAAGGCGTGGTCGAACACGATCTGGAAGGTCCGTTCAGCAAGCAGCAGTCACAGCAGCGCGAGGCCGCGCTCCAGCAGGTCATCTCGGGCGGCGCCAAGATCCAGAAGCGCGGCGGCTCCCAGGTCGTCAAGCTCGACGACAAGAAGTACGTCGAGCTGGGCCGGGAGAAGACCGACAAGATTTTCACCATCCTCGTGGAGTTCGGCGACCAGGTCGACAACGAGACCCTGTACTACCCGCAGGGCCCCTCCGGCCCGTCCGTCGTGAAGTACGGCGGCACGCCCGGTCCCCTGCACAACGAGATAGCCGAACCCGACCGTACGGTCGACAACTCCACCGCCTGGCAGGCCGACTACAGCCAGGAGCACTTCCAGGACCTCTACTTCGGCTCCGGCACGGACCTCAAGGGCCGGCCGAAGGAGTCCCTGAAGACCTACTACGAGAAGACGTCCTCCGGGCGCTACTCGGTCGACGGCCAGGTCTCCGACTGGGTCAAGGTCCCGTGGAACGAGGCCCGTTACGGCTCGAACTACTGCGGCTCCAGCAACTGCGCCAACGTCTGGGACCTGGTCCGCGACGGCGTCAACGCCTGGGTCGCCGACCAGAAGGCGCAGGGCAAGTCCAGCGCCGAGATCAAGGACTACCTCTCCCAGTACGACCAGTGGGACCGGTACGACTACGACAACGACGGCGACTTCAACGAGCCTGACGGCTACATCGACCACTTCCAGATCGTCCACGCCGGTGAGGACGAGTCCGCCGGCGGCGGCGTCCAGGGCTCCGACGCCCTGTGGGCGCACCGCTGGTACGCGTACGGCACCGGCGCGGGCAGCACCGGCCCCGGCGACAACAAGGCCGGCGGCGCCCAGATCGGTGACACCGGCATCTGGGTCGGTGACTACACCATGCAGCCGGAGAACGGCGGACTCGGCGTCTTCGCCCACGAGTACGGCCATGACCTCGGCCTGCCCGACCTGTACGACACCGCGGGCGGCGAGAACTCCACCGGCTTCTGGACGCTGATGTCGTCCGGCTCCTGGCTCGGCACCGGCAAGGACGCGATCGGTGACCTGCCCGGCGACATGACCGCCTGGGACAAACTCCAGCTCGGCTGGCTCGACTACGACCGGGCCAAGGCGGCCACCGCCTCCACGCACAAGCTGGGCGTCTCGGCGTACAACACCAAGAACCCGCAGGCCCTCGTGGTCGATCTGCCCAAGAAGACCCGGACCACCACCGTGGTGAAGCCCGCCCAGGGCGCCACCCAGTGGTGGAGCGGAATGGGTGACGACCTCAAGAACACCCTCACTCGTTCGGTGGATCTGACGGGCAAGTCCTCCGCCGCGCTGGAACTCCAGGGCTGGTGGGACATCGAGGCCGACTACGACTTCCTCTACACCGAGGTCTCCACGGACGGCGGCAGCACGTACACCCCGCTCGACGGCACCGCCGACGGCGCGCCGCTGCCGCGCGACTCCGCCGACAGGCCGGTCCTCACGGACGTGTCGGACGGGTACCGGAAGCTCGTCTTCCCGCTGGACGCCTACGCGGGCCAGAAGCTCGACCTGCGCTTCCGCTACCAGACCGACGGCGGCGTGAGCGGCCTCGGCTTCACCGCCGACGACATCACCCTGACCGCCGACGGCACACCGGTGTTCAGCGACAACGCCGAGACGGCGGACCCCGCTTGGACCGCCAAGGGCTTCTCGCGCATCGGTGAGTCCTTCACCGAGGACTACGACCAGTACTACATCGCGGAGAACCGGCAGTACGTCTCGTACGACAAGACCCTCAAGGTCGGCCCGTACAACTTCGGCTTCACCGCGCCGAACGACGGCAAGGTCGAGCACTACGCGTACCAGAACGGCCTGCTGATCTGGCTCTGGGACACCTCGCAGAAGGACAACAACACCAGCCAGCACGAGGGCGAGGGCCTGATCCTGCCGGTCGACGCGCACGCCAAGCCGCTCAAGTGGTCGGACGGCACGCTGATGCGGGCCAGGATCCAGTCGTACGACTCGACGTTCAGTTGGTGGCCGACGACGGGCATGACGCTCCACAAGGCCGACAAGGCGACGCGCGTAGCGCCGCAGCTCGGGGTGCCGGTCTTCGACGACCGCAAGGGCACGTACTGGAGCGCGGAGAACCCGCGCGCGAGCGTCAAGGTTCCTGACACCAACACCAAGATCAGCATCATCAGCCAGCCGCTGGATGGGCTGACGATGACGGTCAAGGTGGGCAAGTCTGGCAAGTAA